The Eremothecium gossypii ATCC 10895 chromosome IV, complete sequence genome contains a region encoding:
- the NAS6 gene encoding Nas6p (Syntenic homolog of Saccharomyces cerevisiae YGR232W (NAS6)): protein MGDNSLHEACMNGDYARAVALLSDNPGLVRSKDADSRYPLHWAVSYQHVKIVELLLSYMLQVDLDTLVDDALWSPVHVAAAVGNRELFGKLLAHAVQPSLDAATSQGTTALHLACSKQHYAVVEDLITHGASVRKKDKKQQLPLHRACAIGSARLVKLLCDARSPVNAKDANGWPPLFHALSEGHADIALLLVNDYGAEWENVESAAGETALQVAVDDNVRDYFVKNIN, encoded by the coding sequence ATGGGCGACAATTCGCTACATGAGGCGTGTATGAACGGTGACTACGCGCGGGCGGTTGCTCTATTGAGCGATAACCCCGGGTTGGTGCGCTCGAAGGACGCGGACAGTCGGTACCCCCTTCACTGGGCGGTCTCGTATCAACATGTGAAGATTGTGGAGTTGCTGTTGTCGTACATGCTCCAGGTGGACCTAGACACATTGGTAGACGACGCACTGTGGTCACCGGTCCATGTGGCTGCGGCGGTGGGCAACAGAGAGCTGTTCGGTAAATTGCTTGCGCACGCGGTGCAACCATCGCTGGATGCTGCGACGAGCCAGGGCACAACTGCACTGCACCTTGCATGCTCCAAGCAGCACTATGCAGTGGTGGAGGATCTGATTACGCATGGCGCGTCGGTGCGCAAGAAGGACAagaagcagcagctgccgcttCACCGCGCATGCGCGATTGGGTCAGCCAGGCTGGTAAAGCTGTTGTGTGACGCGCGTTCCCCAGTGAATGCAAAGGATGCCAATGGGTGGCCCCCGCTGTTCCACGCGTTGTCCGAGGGGCACGCAGACATTGCGCTTCTTCTAGTGAACGACTACGGGGCGGAATGGGAGAACGTGGAAAGCGCTGCAGGCGAAACAGCGCTGCAGGTTGCTGTTGACGACAATGTTAGAGACTACTTTGTCAAGAACATTAACTAG